The following coding sequences lie in one Cygnus olor isolate bCygOlo1 chromosome 8, bCygOlo1.pri.v2, whole genome shotgun sequence genomic window:
- the NSUN4 gene encoding 5-methylcytosine rRNA methyltransferase NSUN4: MAAGGRSLLPLLLRWGPGAPGLGPGAPGLGAAPRRHRHKEKWAATAPRIPATRLALHHFDTNYSLQLRERWPAVRASLLCEQKYGALVNNFACADHVAQELELHNATDFVSEAAKKAQSLLQGSAVEAEKGESMSQEGPGGGRTVTQAGTSPLLPAPISSNIKCYTFPRGDITRFCPAWPDTLGLLSYYLMDAASLLPVLALNVQPDDFVLDLCAAPGGKTLALLQTGACGHLAANDVSISRTKRLYQILNSYVPKNVRETVSVTSYDGRDWAELEGGTFHKVLVDVPCTTDRHSVMETDNNIFHRRRTKERQMLPMLQLQLLMAGILATKPGGDVVYSTCSLSPLQNEYVIERAIEIAETQFNITTHAEDLSHFRTLFQDTFSFSSDCRLGELVLPHLAANFGPMYFCKLRRA, from the exons ATGGCGGCCGGGGGGCGGtcgctgctgccgctgctgtTGCGGTGGGGTccgggggcaccggggctgggtccgggggcaccggggctgggCGCGGCGCCGCGGCGGCACCGCCACAAGGAGAAGTGG GCTGCCACGGCGCCCCGCATCCCCGCCACGCGGCTGGCGCTGCACCACTTCGACACCAACTACAGCCTGCAGCTGCGGGAGCGGTGGCCAGCCGTCCGCGCCAGCCTGCTGTGCGAGCAGAAGTACGGCGCCCTGGTCAACAACTTCGCTTGCGCCGACCACGTtgcccaggagctggagctgcacaACGCCACCGATTTCGTTTCCGAAGCCGCCAAAAAGGCGCAGAGTTTGCTGCAGGGTTCAGCAGTGGAAGCAGAGAAGGGGGAGAGCATGTCCCAGGAAGGGCCTGGTGGAGGCAGGACTGTGACACAGGCAGGGACATCAccgctgctgcctgcccccatCAGCTCCAACATCAAGTGCTACACCTTCCCCAGGGGCGACATCACGCGCTTTTGTCCTGCTTG GCCAGACACTCTGGGGCTCCTCAGCTACTATCTCATGGATgcagcatccctcctgcccGTTTTGGCCCTCAATGTGCAGCCAGATGACTTCGTCCTTGACCTCTGTGCAGCTCCGGGTGGCAAGActctggctctgctgcagacTGGGGCTTGTG GGCATTTGGCAGCCAACGATGTCTCCATTTCCCGCACAAAGAGATTGTACCAGATTCTCAATAGCTACGTTCCCAAGAATGTCAGGGAAACCGTGAGTGTCACGTCATACGACGGAAGGGACTGGGCAGAGCTGGAAGGTGGGACTTTCCATAAG gtcctCGTGGATGTGCCCTGCACGACGGACAGGCACTCTGTGATGGAGACAGACAACAACATCTTCCACAGAAGAAGAACCAAGGAGCGTCAGATGTTGCcaatgctgcagctgcagctgctgat GGCTGGGATCCTTGCTACCAAGCCAGGAGGAGACGTGGTGTATTCTACATGCTCCCTCTCCCCGCTGCAGAACGAATATGTGATCGAGAGAGCGATAGAAATTGCAGAAACCCAGTTCAACATCACGACCCACGCAGAGGACTTGAGCCACTTCCGCACGCTCTTCCAGGACAcgttttctttctcctcagatTGCCGGCTGGGGGAGCTCGTTCTTCCTCACCTCGCAGCCAACTTTGGACCTATGTATTTCTGCAAATTACGCCGAGCATAG